A single window of Channa argus isolate prfri chromosome 2, Channa argus male v1.0, whole genome shotgun sequence DNA harbors:
- the lins1 gene encoding protein Lines homolog 1 isoform X2: protein MASCTQRASMCNYFDCLTNVYRCFVLGSCPSQSAADVAGVIFSGVCGLLSSKDRESVPAEFSVELTCISLTLVEKMTSSLIAESQPPEVRLYCIEILRVLFQDMEFMAQLVHHFRTGDQIISHLAAKSVSVNVCYHLCKVGPVSPVWQQKCVQAFHSSPPGTELDACLWSLTDVLKRLLKGGHQEILGKLLAAFDASISALCSKFLLERKKASDLVDFTSHRHWTTTFCLLLNLLEVLTASSLACGAGVCLKSQRLTHLHSSALLTSISCTSDYFVKKRVLLLLKRAVLQSSGEDWALGGGLSSGVKYEYFTSDLNILAQSVLAAVNANWLQSIQVESASFFGGTRHVRGDEGQKPDCVILRAVSLLLLKSVELHIQTAEGTGVDSASEVYGCLQSLWGFLKRCSVWVSEITHLCCWLSLVFGEQDDDMMEAAKALLSIFFHQRLSSGLDDFHLLEAACASGCNPHCHFLLLLQSVSFDHSILLDFLISTETCFLEYFVRYLKYLRVDWQGFIVTCKRIGTSDSHLSLPEPLTCSCHSDVPAPTYKSQPLVEKMSLAAGPRLVEYDSSDESDRENMDISEDEPGASMCEQGRFDALDLKEDTSGPWISVSPKQHEASESTGLLSEPGTVVRGQPQGPLLKVLPSTQRSCANMASVSGRATCETSSRAVLCLSELREVVTRLQRKKLFPYNPSSLLKLLAQVEKCSHQQQLS, encoded by the exons ATGGCGTCGTGCACACAACGAGCCTCTATGTGCAACTACTTTGACTGTCTGACAAATGTGTACAGATGTTTTGTGCTGGGTTCATGTCCCAGCCAAAGTGCTGCGGATGTGGCGGGTGTTATATTTTCCGGAGTGTGTGGACTGTTGTCTAGTAAGGACAGGGAGTCTGTTCCTGCAGAGTTTAGTGTGGAGCTGACTTGCATCAGTCTGACTCTTGTGGAGAAGATGACCTCCAGTCTGATTGCTGAGAGCCAGCCTCCAGAAGTTAGGCTATACTGCATAGAAATCCTGAGGGTCTTATTCCAAGACATGGAATTCATGGCACAACTT GTCCATCATTTCCGGACTGGGGACCAGATCATCTCCCATCTGGCTGCAAAAAGTGTGTCAGTAAATGTTTGCTATCATCTCTGCAAAGTT GGTCCCGTCAGTCCAGTCTGGCAGCAGAAATGTGTGCAGGCATTTCACAGCTCACCCCCTGGGACTGAATTGGATGCCTGTCTGTGGTCACTGactgatgttttaaaaagaCTTCTTAAAGGAGGTCATCAAG AGATCCTTGGGAAACTTCTGGCAGCTTTTGATGCCAGCATATCTGCTTTATGTTCAAAGTTTCTTCTcgagagaaaaaaagcaagcGATTTGGTGGATTTTACGAGCCATCGACACTGGACAACAACATTTTGCCTCCTGCTGAACCTGCTAGAGGTGCTGACGGCTTCCAGTTTGGCATGTGGTGCTGGTGTGTGCCTGAAGAGTCAGAGATTAACCCACCTTCACTCCTCAGCTCTGCTGACAAGCATCAGCTGCACCTctgattattttgttaaaaagcGAGTGCTGCTGCTTCTAAAAAGAGCCGTGCTTCAGTCATCCGGAGAAGACTGGGCTTTAGGAGGAGGGTTGTCCTCTGGTGTGAAATATGAGTACTTCACCTCTGATCTAAATATCCTGGCTCAAAGTGTGTTAGCAGCAGTAAATGCAAATTGGTTACAGAGCATTCAGGTGGAATCTGCCTCTTTCTTTGGGGGGACTAGACATGTCAGAGGTGATGAAGGTCAGAAACCAGACTGTGTGATTTTGAGAGCTGTGAGCTTGCTTCTTCTCAAGTCCGTGGAGCTTCACATCCAAACAGCTGAAGGAACAG GAGTGGACAGTGCCTCCGAGGTGTACGGGTGTCTACAGAGTCTGTGGGGCTTTTTGAAGCGATGCAGTGTCTGGGTGTCAGAAATCACTCACCTCTGCTGCTGGCTCAGCTTGGTGTTTGGGGAACAGGATGATGACATGATGGAGGCAGCCAAGGCCTTGCTTTCCATATTCTTCCATCAAAG ATTGTCCTCTGGGTTGGATGACTTTCATTTACTGGAGGCAGCCTGTGCCTCTGGATGCAACCCACACTGCCACTTCCTGCTTCTGCTTCAAAGTGTCTCCTTCGACCACAGCATCCTCCTTGACTTCCTCATCTCTACTGAAACCTGCTTTCTGGAGTACTTTGTGCGGTACCTCAAGTACCTCAGAGTTGACTGGCAGGGCTTCATTGTAACTTGTAAAAGAATCGGCACGTCAGATTCTCATCTTTCACTGCCAGAGCCCCTCACATGCTCGTGTCACAGCGATGTGCCTGCACCTACATACAAAAGTCAGCCACTAGTGGAAAAAATGAGTTTGGCCGCTGGGCCTCGTCTTGTAGAGTATGATAGTTCTGATGAATCGGATCGAGAGAACATGGACATTTCTGAGGATGAACCAGGAGCATCTATGTGTGAACAAGGTAGATTTGATGCCTTAGATTTGAAAGAGGACACTAGTGGACCATGGATATCCGTCAGTCCTAAACAACATGAGGCATCTGAGTCCACAGGATTACTGAGTGAACCAGGCACCGTAGTAAGAGGACAACCTCAAGGCCCTTTACTGAAAGTGTTACCGAGTACTCAAAGATCATGTGCTAACATGGCAt
- the lins1 gene encoding protein Lines homolog 1 isoform X1 — MASCTQRASMCNYFDCLTNVYRCFVLGSCPSQSAADVAGVIFSGVCGLLSSKDRESVPAEFSVELTCISLTLVEKMTSSLIAESQPPEVRLYCIEILRVLFQDMEFMAQLVHHFRTGDQIISHLAAKSVSVNVCYHLCKVGPVSPVWQQKCVQAFHSSPPGTELDACLWSLTDVLKRLLKGGHQEILGKLLAAFDASISALCSKFLLERKKASDLVDFTSHRHWTTTFCLLLNLLEVLTASSLACGAGVCLKSQRLTHLHSSALLTSISCTSDYFVKKRVLLLLKRAVLQSSGEDWALGGGLSSGVKYEYFTSDLNILAQSVLAAVNANWLQSIQVESASFFGGTRHVRGDEGQKPDCVILRAVSLLLLKSVELHIQTAEGTAGVDSASEVYGCLQSLWGFLKRCSVWVSEITHLCCWLSLVFGEQDDDMMEAAKALLSIFFHQRLSSGLDDFHLLEAACASGCNPHCHFLLLLQSVSFDHSILLDFLISTETCFLEYFVRYLKYLRVDWQGFIVTCKRIGTSDSHLSLPEPLTCSCHSDVPAPTYKSQPLVEKMSLAAGPRLVEYDSSDESDRENMDISEDEPGASMCEQGRFDALDLKEDTSGPWISVSPKQHEASESTGLLSEPGTVVRGQPQGPLLKVLPSTQRSCANMASVSGRATCETSSRAVLCLSELREVVTRLQRKKLFPYNPSSLLKLLAQVEKCSHQQQLS, encoded by the exons ATGGCGTCGTGCACACAACGAGCCTCTATGTGCAACTACTTTGACTGTCTGACAAATGTGTACAGATGTTTTGTGCTGGGTTCATGTCCCAGCCAAAGTGCTGCGGATGTGGCGGGTGTTATATTTTCCGGAGTGTGTGGACTGTTGTCTAGTAAGGACAGGGAGTCTGTTCCTGCAGAGTTTAGTGTGGAGCTGACTTGCATCAGTCTGACTCTTGTGGAGAAGATGACCTCCAGTCTGATTGCTGAGAGCCAGCCTCCAGAAGTTAGGCTATACTGCATAGAAATCCTGAGGGTCTTATTCCAAGACATGGAATTCATGGCACAACTT GTCCATCATTTCCGGACTGGGGACCAGATCATCTCCCATCTGGCTGCAAAAAGTGTGTCAGTAAATGTTTGCTATCATCTCTGCAAAGTT GGTCCCGTCAGTCCAGTCTGGCAGCAGAAATGTGTGCAGGCATTTCACAGCTCACCCCCTGGGACTGAATTGGATGCCTGTCTGTGGTCACTGactgatgttttaaaaagaCTTCTTAAAGGAGGTCATCAAG AGATCCTTGGGAAACTTCTGGCAGCTTTTGATGCCAGCATATCTGCTTTATGTTCAAAGTTTCTTCTcgagagaaaaaaagcaagcGATTTGGTGGATTTTACGAGCCATCGACACTGGACAACAACATTTTGCCTCCTGCTGAACCTGCTAGAGGTGCTGACGGCTTCCAGTTTGGCATGTGGTGCTGGTGTGTGCCTGAAGAGTCAGAGATTAACCCACCTTCACTCCTCAGCTCTGCTGACAAGCATCAGCTGCACCTctgattattttgttaaaaagcGAGTGCTGCTGCTTCTAAAAAGAGCCGTGCTTCAGTCATCCGGAGAAGACTGGGCTTTAGGAGGAGGGTTGTCCTCTGGTGTGAAATATGAGTACTTCACCTCTGATCTAAATATCCTGGCTCAAAGTGTGTTAGCAGCAGTAAATGCAAATTGGTTACAGAGCATTCAGGTGGAATCTGCCTCTTTCTTTGGGGGGACTAGACATGTCAGAGGTGATGAAGGTCAGAAACCAGACTGTGTGATTTTGAGAGCTGTGAGCTTGCTTCTTCTCAAGTCCGTGGAGCTTCACATCCAAACAGCTGAAGGAACAG CAGGAGTGGACAGTGCCTCCGAGGTGTACGGGTGTCTACAGAGTCTGTGGGGCTTTTTGAAGCGATGCAGTGTCTGGGTGTCAGAAATCACTCACCTCTGCTGCTGGCTCAGCTTGGTGTTTGGGGAACAGGATGATGACATGATGGAGGCAGCCAAGGCCTTGCTTTCCATATTCTTCCATCAAAG ATTGTCCTCTGGGTTGGATGACTTTCATTTACTGGAGGCAGCCTGTGCCTCTGGATGCAACCCACACTGCCACTTCCTGCTTCTGCTTCAAAGTGTCTCCTTCGACCACAGCATCCTCCTTGACTTCCTCATCTCTACTGAAACCTGCTTTCTGGAGTACTTTGTGCGGTACCTCAAGTACCTCAGAGTTGACTGGCAGGGCTTCATTGTAACTTGTAAAAGAATCGGCACGTCAGATTCTCATCTTTCACTGCCAGAGCCCCTCACATGCTCGTGTCACAGCGATGTGCCTGCACCTACATACAAAAGTCAGCCACTAGTGGAAAAAATGAGTTTGGCCGCTGGGCCTCGTCTTGTAGAGTATGATAGTTCTGATGAATCGGATCGAGAGAACATGGACATTTCTGAGGATGAACCAGGAGCATCTATGTGTGAACAAGGTAGATTTGATGCCTTAGATTTGAAAGAGGACACTAGTGGACCATGGATATCCGTCAGTCCTAAACAACATGAGGCATCTGAGTCCACAGGATTACTGAGTGAACCAGGCACCGTAGTAAGAGGACAACCTCAAGGCCCTTTACTGAAAGTGTTACCGAGTACTCAAAGATCATGTGCTAACATGGCAt